The Populus alba chromosome 4, ASM523922v2, whole genome shotgun sequence genome contains a region encoding:
- the LOC118050614 gene encoding V-type proton ATPase subunit c1, whose amino-acid sequence MSTFSGDETAPFFGFLGAAAALVFSCMGAAYGTAKSGVGVASMGVMRPELVMKSIVPVVMAGVLGIYGLIIAVIISTGINPKAKSYYLFDGYAHLSSGLACGLAGLSAGMAIGIVGDAGVRANAQQPKLFVGMILILIFAEALALYGLIVGIILSSRAGQSRAE is encoded by the exons ATGTCTACTTTCAGCGGTGACGAAACTGCTCCGTTCTTCGGCTTCCTTGGCGCTGCTGCTGCCCTCGTCTTCTCAT GTATGGGAGCAGCGTATGGAACAGCTAAGAGTGGAGTTGGTGTGGCGTCGATGGGAGTGATGAGGCCCGAGTTGGTGATGAAGTCGATTGTTCCAGTTGTTATGGCTGGTGTGTTGGGTATTTATGGGTTGATTATTGCGGTTATTATTAGTACTGGAATTAACCCAAAGGCCAAGTCTTACTACCTTTTTGATGGGTATGCACATCTCTCGTCTGGTCTTGCTTGTGGCCTCGCTGGGCTTTCTGCTGGGATGGCCATTGGCATCGTTGGTGATGCCGGTGTCAG AGCTAATGCTCAACAGCCTAAACTTTTTGTTGGAATGATCCTTATCCTCATCTTTGCTGAAGCGTTGGCACTGTATGGCCTTATTGTTGGCATCATCTTGTCATCCCGAGCTGGCCAGTCCAGGGCAGAATAA
- the LOC118050615 gene encoding polyprenal reductase 2 isoform X1, producing MEPGLVELLRAAWIAGTLPILIASLPCSRLGSFHGLVLGFARRGKIMKSSSHHKFTVPQRFFSHFYVVAVVWTTLLLIATWIYAHRMAPIASEPFFYSDLGSYLAGRSNTFSFHRSQLINSENKFRVWLSVFLLLLMEVQVLRRLFETLYVFKYSPSARMHIFGYLTGLFFYTAMPLTLCCTCAPNVFKFGTSEVTEFIVKGRSLMQAIEFDWWDFVNPFSKLGWCQWIGAAIFLWGWIHQHRCHAILGSLREHVGKVDEYVIPRGDWFEIVSSPHYLAEIVIYAGIVFGSGGADLTIWLLFRFVVSNLIFAAAETHRWYLQKFDNYPSNRVAIIPFV from the exons ATGGAACCTGGGCTTGTGGAGTTGTTGAGAGCAGCTTGGATTGCTGGGACATTGCCTATACTCATAGCTTCACTGCCATGTTCCCGGCTGGGTTCATTTCATGGACTTGTTTTGGGGTTTGCAAGAAGAGGAAAGATCATGAAATCATCATCTCATCAC AAATTCACTGTTCCTCAAAGATTCTTTTCTCATTTCTATGTGGTGGCTGTGGTGTGGACTACTCTCTTGCTTATTGCAACATGGATTTATGCACATAGAATGGCACCGATTGCTTCTGAGCCGTTTTTCTACTCTGATTTAGGCAGCTACTTGGCAGGACGTTCAAACACTTTTTCATTTCATCGATCACAGCTGATTAATTCAGAGAATAAATTCAGGGTTTGGCTTTCTGTGTTTCTGCTCCTGTTAATGGAAGTTCAAGTCTTGAGGCGTCTTTTTGAGACGTTATATGTATTTAAATACAGCCCCTCAGCTCGGATGCACATTTTCGGCTATCTTACTGGTCTATT TTTCTACACAGCAATGCCCCTGACACTCTGCTGTACTTGTGCGCCTAATGTATTCAAATTTGGCACAAGTGAAGTGACGGAGTTCATTGTTAAAGGCAGAAGCTTAATGCAAGCCATTGAATTTGATTGGTGGGACTTTGTTAATCCTTTTTCGAAGCTTGGATGGTGCCAATGGATTGGTGCAGCTATATTTCTCTGGGGTTGGATTCATCAGCATCGTTGCCATGCAATTCTT GGCTCACTAAGGGAACATGTGGGAAAGGTTGATGAATATGTAATACCCCGTGGTGATTGGTTCGAGATTGTTTCATCTCCACACTATTTGGCAGAGATT GTTATATATGCTGGCATAGTTTTTGGTAGTGGAGGGGCAGACCTCACCATTTGGTTGCTTTTCAGATTTGTG GTGTCAAATCTGATATTTGCAGCTGCAGAAACACATAGGTGGTATCTTCAGAAATTTGACAATTATCCAAGCAACCGTGTTGCAATTATTCCATTTGTAtga
- the LOC118050616 gene encoding protein BASIC PENTACYSTEINE4: MEDGGQHQNGRYKIDYYKTAHPHPPWNMMPRNQVKEQTNALVMNKKIMTILIERDDAIRERNLAFAEKKEALVARDEAIQQREKALAERDKALMERDNALAAIQYQENAMNYPLSGGSQRGSKRIPHPVYHSSDMSEALDSGEMHVTNALPISSVPAENAKSRQTKRSKENKAVGLKAAKSTWKGNRVSEDLNKQGASDGKKIKVEWDSQDVGLNLINFDETTMTAPVCSCTGVPRQCYKWGSGGWQSACCTTTVSSYPLPQMPNKRRARVGGRKMSGNVFTRLLSRLAAEGHDLSIPLDLKDYWARHGTNRYITIK, translated from the exons ATGGAGGATGGCGGGCAACATCAAAATGGAAGGTATAAGATAGACTATTACAAGACAGCTCACCCTCACCCTCCG TGGAATATGATGCCTCGAAATCAAGTGAAGGAGCAAACTAATGCCTTAGTGATGAATAAGAAGATAATGACCATCCTCATTGAGAGGGATGATGCCATTCGAGAACGCAATTTGGCATTTGCTGAAAAGAAGGAAGCCTTGGTTGCACGAGATGAAGCAATCCAGCAGCGGGAGAAGGCCCTTGCTGAACGGGATAAAGCCTTGATGGAGCGAGACAATGCTCTAGCGGCGATTCAATACCAGGAAAATGCAATGAACTATCCGTTGAGTGGTGGAAGCCAAAGAGGATCAAAGCGCATACCCCATCCAGTTTACCACTCAAGTGACATGTCAGAAGCTCTTGACTCGGGGGAAATGCACGTCACCAATGCCTTGCCTATATCATCTGTTCCTGCTGAAAATGCAAAGTCACGCCAGACAAAGCGATCAAAGGAAAATAAGGCAGTTGGATTGAAGGCAGCCAAGTCAACATGGAAGGGGAATAGAGTGAGCGAGGATCTGAATAAGCAAGGTGCATCTGATGGGAAGAAAATTAAGGTTGAGTGGGACAGTCAGGATGTGGGCTTAAACCTCATCAATTTTGATGAGACCACCATGACAGCACCTGTGTGTTCATGCACTGGAGTTCCCAGGCAATGCTACAAATGGGGTAGTGGTGGGTGGCAGTCAGCCTGTTGCACAACAACCGTGTCATCATATCCACTACCACAGATGCCAAATAAGCGACGTGCCCGAGTTGGTGGCCGGAAGATGAGCGGTAATGTCTTCACAAGATTGCTTAGTCGGCTGGCAGCAGAAGGTCATGATCTTTCTATCCCTCTTGATCTCAAGGATTACTGGGCTAGACATGGAACAAATCGCTATATCACCATTAAGTAG
- the LOC118050615 gene encoding polyprenal reductase 2 isoform X2, whose amino-acid sequence MEPGLVELLRAAWIAGTLPILIASLPCSRLGSFHGLVLGFARRGKIMKSSSHHKFTVPQRFFSHFYVVAVVWTTLLLIATWIYAHRMAPIASEPFFYSDLGSYLAGRSNTFSFHRSQLINSENKFRVWLSVFLLLLMEVQVLRRLFETLYVFKYSPSARMHIFGYLTGLFEVTEFIVKGRSLMQAIEFDWWDFVNPFSKLGWCQWIGAAIFLWGWIHQHRCHAILGSLREHVGKVDEYVIPRGDWFEIVSSPHYLAEIVIYAGIVFGSGGADLTIWLLFRFVVSNLIFAAAETHRWYLQKFDNYPSNRVAIIPFV is encoded by the exons ATGGAACCTGGGCTTGTGGAGTTGTTGAGAGCAGCTTGGATTGCTGGGACATTGCCTATACTCATAGCTTCACTGCCATGTTCCCGGCTGGGTTCATTTCATGGACTTGTTTTGGGGTTTGCAAGAAGAGGAAAGATCATGAAATCATCATCTCATCAC AAATTCACTGTTCCTCAAAGATTCTTTTCTCATTTCTATGTGGTGGCTGTGGTGTGGACTACTCTCTTGCTTATTGCAACATGGATTTATGCACATAGAATGGCACCGATTGCTTCTGAGCCGTTTTTCTACTCTGATTTAGGCAGCTACTTGGCAGGACGTTCAAACACTTTTTCATTTCATCGATCACAGCTGATTAATTCAGAGAATAAATTCAGGGTTTGGCTTTCTGTGTTTCTGCTCCTGTTAATGGAAGTTCAAGTCTTGAGGCGTCTTTTTGAGACGTTATATGTATTTAAATACAGCCCCTCAGCTCGGATGCACATTTTCGGCTATCTTACTGGTCTATT TGAAGTGACGGAGTTCATTGTTAAAGGCAGAAGCTTAATGCAAGCCATTGAATTTGATTGGTGGGACTTTGTTAATCCTTTTTCGAAGCTTGGATGGTGCCAATGGATTGGTGCAGCTATATTTCTCTGGGGTTGGATTCATCAGCATCGTTGCCATGCAATTCTT GGCTCACTAAGGGAACATGTGGGAAAGGTTGATGAATATGTAATACCCCGTGGTGATTGGTTCGAGATTGTTTCATCTCCACACTATTTGGCAGAGATT GTTATATATGCTGGCATAGTTTTTGGTAGTGGAGGGGCAGACCTCACCATTTGGTTGCTTTTCAGATTTGTG GTGTCAAATCTGATATTTGCAGCTGCAGAAACACATAGGTGGTATCTTCAGAAATTTGACAATTATCCAAGCAACCGTGTTGCAATTATTCCATTTGTAtga